In one window of Candidatus Sulfuricurvum sp. RIFRC-1 DNA:
- the fliS gene encoding flagellar export chaperone FliS yields the protein MHTNLAYNAYTQNNIGVESPEKLIQMMYEGVLRFNMQAKRSISDHDIERRTYWINRSNAVLTELINILDYNQGEISHYLSALYTYQLRLLTEANLYNDSTKLDEVNQVFKGLLEAWKESTNVVNQA from the coding sequence ATGCATACCAATCTTGCTTACAATGCTTATACTCAAAACAATATCGGGGTTGAGTCACCTGAAAAATTGATTCAAATGATGTATGAGGGAGTATTACGCTTCAACATGCAGGCTAAACGCTCTATCAGCGATCATGATATTGAGAGACGTACATACTGGATCAACCGATCCAATGCCGTTCTAACAGAATTAATAAATATTTTGGATTACAATCAAGGTGAAATTTCTCATTATCTTTCAGCTCTTTATACCTATCAGCTTCGTCTTCTAACTGAAGCGAATCTCTACAATGACAGCACTAAACTAGATGAAGTTAATCAAGTATTCAAAGGGCTTTTAGAAGCATGGAAAGAGAGTACCAATGTGGTTAACCAAGCTTAA
- a CDS encoding PAS sensor domain-containing protein — MKRPTPVNEEVLFDGRSLISETDTKGIITYVNRKFTEMTGYTAVEAVGQPHSLLRHPDMPKAGFEGMWKIIESGKIWEGYVKNLRKDGKFYWVVVHIVPKLNEAGEIIGYIASRKMPDRNRLKIVEQQYAELLAAEKKG; from the coding sequence ATGAAACGCCCTACCCCGGTAAATGAAGAAGTTTTATTCGATGGACGAAGTTTGATTTCTGAAACCGATACCAAAGGTATTATCACCTATGTCAACCGCAAATTTACGGAGATGACAGGATACACGGCAGTCGAAGCCGTCGGACAGCCCCATAGTCTCTTACGCCATCCCGATATGCCTAAAGCAGGCTTCGAGGGGATGTGGAAAATAATCGAAAGCGGGAAAATTTGGGAAGGTTACGTCAAAAACCTTCGTAAAGACGGAAAATTTTATTGGGTTGTTGTCCATATTGTCCCGAAACTCAATGAGGCAGGAGAGATCATCGGATATATTGCTTCACGTAAAATGCCGGATCGAAATCGTCTGAAAATTGTTGAGCAGCAATACGCCGAATTACTGGCTGCAGAAAAAAAGGGTTAA
- a CDS encoding argininosuccinate synthase has protein sequence MKKEVKKVVLAYSGGLDTSVILKWLQDEYKCEVVTFTADIGQGEEVEPARAKAISLGIKPENIYIEDLREEFVRDYVFPMFRANAIYEGEYLLGTSIARPLIAKRQAEIARITGADAVSHGATGKGNDQVRFEMGYLGQNSALTIIAPWREWDLNSREKLLAYAAEHGIKIEMSGKKSPYSMDANLLHISYEGGILEDPASEPEESMWRWTVSPQNAPDEAEYIEIGYEKGDPVSLNGKALSPAVMLEQLNIIAGRHGIGRADIVENRFVGMKSRGCYETPGGTIMIKAHRAIESLTLDREEAHLKDELMPRYAKLIYNGFWFAPEREMLQAAIDKTQQNVRGSVRLKLYKGNIMVVGRSSDLSLFNPEYCTFEEDSVYDQKDAGGFIKLNALRFIIAGKARKNK, from the coding sequence ATGAAAAAAGAGGTTAAAAAAGTAGTTCTCGCCTATTCCGGCGGATTGGACACAAGTGTTATTTTAAAATGGCTCCAAGATGAGTACAAATGTGAAGTTGTCACTTTTACCGCCGATATCGGTCAAGGCGAAGAGGTAGAACCTGCTCGTGCCAAAGCGATCAGTCTTGGAATTAAACCTGAAAATATCTATATCGAAGATTTACGTGAAGAATTTGTACGTGACTATGTATTCCCAATGTTCCGTGCCAATGCGATTTATGAAGGAGAATATCTTTTAGGAACTTCTATTGCACGTCCTTTGATTGCAAAACGCCAAGCCGAAATTGCTCGTATTACAGGTGCCGATGCAGTCAGTCACGGTGCAACAGGGAAAGGAAACGACCAAGTCCGCTTTGAGATGGGATATTTAGGTCAAAACAGTGCGTTGACCATTATTGCCCCATGGAGAGAATGGGATTTGAACTCACGAGAAAAGCTCCTTGCATATGCTGCCGAACATGGGATCAAAATTGAAATGAGCGGTAAAAAATCCCCGTATTCAATGGATGCCAATCTTCTTCATATCTCGTATGAGGGGGGGATTCTTGAAGATCCGGCATCTGAGCCGGAAGAGAGTATGTGGCGCTGGACGGTATCTCCTCAAAATGCACCGGATGAGGCTGAATACATCGAAATCGGCTATGAAAAAGGGGATCCTGTCAGCTTAAACGGTAAAGCACTTTCACCTGCCGTAATGCTAGAACAGCTCAATATCATTGCAGGACGCCACGGTATCGGACGTGCCGATATCGTTGAAAACCGCTTTGTCGGAATGAAAAGCCGTGGATGTTACGAAACTCCGGGTGGAACCATCATGATTAAAGCTCACCGTGCCATCGAATCACTCACACTTGACCGTGAAGAAGCTCATCTAAAAGATGAGTTGATGCCGCGCTACGCGAAACTTATTTATAACGGTTTTTGGTTTGCACCTGAGCGTGAAATGTTGCAAGCGGCTATCGATAAAACGCAGCAAAATGTTCGCGGCAGTGTTCGATTGAAACTCTATAAAGGAAACATAATGGTTGTCGGACGCAGTTCAGACCTCTCATTATTCAACCCTGAATATTGTACCTTTGAAGAAGACTCTGTTTATGATCAAAAAGATGCGGGTGGATTTATCAAACTCAACGCTCTACGCTTTATCATTGCCGGTAAAGCACGAAAAAACAAATAA
- the rplI gene encoding 50S ribosomal protein L9, with translation MKVLLTKDVKGVGKTGEIKDVADGYGKNFLIGKGLALAATNEVLKKYESDQKKKAAHEAAEIERLNTIKTQLADIKVVITKKLGNTGHIFGSVTKDEIADALNSQHHIQIDKKELDAKHGIKTTGLHELDLKLGHGIHATLHLEIKGE, from the coding sequence ATGAAAGTATTATTGACCAAAGATGTCAAAGGGGTCGGAAAAACCGGTGAGATCAAAGATGTAGCCGACGGATACGGTAAAAACTTTTTAATCGGAAAAGGGCTCGCCCTTGCCGCTACCAATGAAGTTTTAAAAAAATATGAGTCGGATCAAAAGAAAAAAGCTGCCCATGAAGCGGCTGAAATTGAACGTCTTAACACAATTAAAACTCAGTTGGCTGATATTAAAGTGGTTATCACCAAAAAACTTGGCAATACCGGTCATATTTTTGGTTCAGTCACTAAAGATGAAATTGCAGACGCATTAAATTCTCAACACCATATCCAAATCGACAAGAAAGAGCTTGATGCAAAACACGGAATTAAAACAACCGGATTACATGAACTTGATCTAAAACTCGGTCACGGTATTCATGCAACACTTCATCTTGAGATCAAAGGTGAGTAA
- a CDS encoding RidA family protein produces MKNVQTPNAPAAIGPYSQAMIANGMVFTSGQIALTPAGEMNNGTVSEQCAQVIVNLKAVLEASGSSFDKVIKTTIFLADMEDFSAVNAIYGEAFGNHKPARSTVAVKTLPKNALVEIDAIALA; encoded by the coding sequence ATTAAAAACGTACAAACGCCTAATGCTCCCGCAGCTATTGGGCCTTATTCTCAAGCAATGATCGCAAACGGTATGGTATTTACTTCAGGGCAAATTGCGCTAACTCCTGCGGGTGAAATGAACAATGGAACCGTAAGTGAACAATGTGCTCAAGTGATCGTAAATCTCAAAGCTGTATTAGAAGCATCCGGAAGCTCATTCGATAAAGTGATCAAAACGACTATCTTTTTGGCGGATATGGAGGATTTCTCAGCAGTCAATGCGATTTATGGTGAAGCGTTTGGTAACCACAAGCCTGCACGTTCTACAGTAGCCGTGAAAACATTGCCAAAAAATGCACTTGTTGAGATTGATGCTATCGCTTTAGCATGA
- a CDS encoding MFS transporter has protein sequence MKRYLTLLRHEPLLRRLSLIQLLAYFGAWFSNVAIYTLLIEMGADAATIALVAALHFLPGVFQAPLSGVILDRIHPKRLMIILTIIEIVCTLSLISIDNVEMLWFLYALVFIRMGASSFHFTVEMSLLPRILEGKSLQTANEIHSIIWSLSYTFGMALSGLVVYWVGTTTAFLLDAGLFAIVLILASTIKIEIELSKNSDKLSAMMKEAFIYIRAHPIVLHLMILHAILGVTAFDALVALAAKHFYSQIIAVSLGIGLLNAARALGLVIGPMVLGHWINNRRLGWLFVAEAVAIIFWAIVIDNFYLSIIASVGVGFVTTTLWSYTYTLLQHHTHSDFYGRVIAYNDMIFLGVGAFVSLLIGYLAVLGLSLGMITTLLGSVFALAALYYRWIRRTYILKDI, from the coding sequence ATGAAACGCTATTTAACCCTTTTGCGCCATGAACCGCTTTTACGACGTCTCTCTTTAATCCAATTGCTTGCATATTTTGGAGCGTGGTTTAGTAACGTTGCTATCTATACCCTCTTGATCGAAATGGGTGCTGACGCAGCGACGATAGCATTGGTGGCAGCTCTGCATTTTTTACCCGGAGTCTTTCAAGCACCCTTAAGCGGTGTTATTCTCGATCGCATTCACCCCAAACGATTAATGATCATTTTGACTATAATAGAGATTGTATGTACTCTTTCGTTGATTAGCATCGATAATGTAGAGATGTTATGGTTTCTTTATGCTTTAGTATTTATTCGAATGGGGGCTTCGAGTTTTCATTTTACCGTTGAAATGTCGTTATTGCCACGTATTTTGGAAGGAAAATCACTTCAAACTGCCAATGAAATCCACTCGATTATTTGGTCTTTGTCCTACACGTTTGGGATGGCTTTAAGCGGATTAGTTGTTTATTGGGTGGGGACAACCACCGCTTTTTTACTTGATGCCGGATTATTCGCTATAGTACTTATTTTGGCTTCTACGATTAAGATAGAGATTGAATTGTCGAAAAATAGTGACAAATTAAGTGCCATGATGAAAGAAGCATTTATCTATATACGTGCTCATCCTATTGTTTTGCATTTGATGATACTTCATGCTATTCTCGGGGTTACTGCTTTTGATGCTTTGGTGGCATTGGCCGCGAAACATTTCTATTCTCAAATCATAGCAGTATCTTTAGGGATCGGTTTGCTTAATGCTGCTCGTGCATTGGGATTGGTGATCGGTCCGATGGTATTGGGGCATTGGATTAATAATAGACGTTTGGGATGGCTATTTGTCGCTGAAGCAGTTGCCATTATTTTTTGGGCTATCGTCATTGACAATTTTTATCTCTCGATCATTGCTTCCGTCGGTGTCGGATTCGTGACGACAACACTGTGGTCGTATACGTATACTTTATTGCAACACCATACCCATAGTGATTTTTATGGGCGTGTTATTGCGTATAACGACATGATTTTTTTAGGGGTAGGGGCTTTTGTATCCTTGTTAATCGGTTATTTAGCTGTTTTAGGTCTCTCTTTAGGGATGATTACAACTCTTTTAGGTTCTGTTTTTGCATTAGCCGCTCTATATTACAGATGGATACGACGTACGTATATTTTAAAGGATATCTAG
- a CDS encoding DNA mismatch repair protein muts domain-containing protein, with the protein MIRNAQASIFISRNRSGYSIGLAMFEPYGLKGWICEIEAEPSHPYSAIDRLLHLLFVTNSTHLIIGASSKEVFDEIASNFTTFTVTYDDRKFELAEQNRLFQTMFNMHSLLSPIEHLSLEMRPFCAQALALMADYLNDQEITIRYSLPTLLETGELMELGNNALEQLEIMSTDSRAPSIAKLFLTMSTPMGKRLGRFRLFLPIRDSQEILQRFEWIERVNPHALWLQERLLRIGDIEFLWWTLQNRQKDAFNDFFNALASIIEIQSYCVQHKLNSILPSDTLLEGWEIELKNNFHNRQWLQHQTLFVHRTMDWIAQVDVAVSSAINAQKYALTRPVLVESSEENFLQMSGLRHLLVEAQGIMYVPNDIVMGNRDYLDLPYPDTVMLDSKVHDGANIRGVLLYGINSSGKSSLMKSIGIAVTLAQAGFFIPAKAMKFSLFDGVYTRIQSRDNVAKSLSTFGVEMLELNTIFSRATSRSLVLGDEISHGTETLSAVAIVASTIMELSQKGCLFLMTTHLHQLSMISELSRLREVVHLHLSVRYDEGRDRLVYDRILKSGRGSSVYGLEFAESLHMNPHFLHNAARLRENLAKEYDVLELGNQKEYIKRYREVVASECVICGALVRNLQKSPISKEHHHLIALCEIHSQAISQGKIKLRGFIMTPQGLRLEYETQLEGK; encoded by the coding sequence ATGATTAGAAACGCGCAAGCATCTATTTTTATTAGCCGTAATCGCAGTGGATACTCAATCGGCTTGGCTATGTTTGAGCCTTATGGTTTAAAAGGGTGGATTTGCGAAATTGAAGCCGAACCGTCGCATCCTTATAGCGCTATTGATCGTTTATTGCATTTACTGTTTGTGACAAATAGTACACACTTGATTATCGGGGCATCTTCAAAAGAAGTTTTTGATGAAATAGCGAGTAATTTTACAACCTTTACGGTCACTTATGATGATCGAAAGTTCGAGCTCGCCGAACAAAATAGGCTCTTTCAAACGATGTTCAATATGCATTCGCTTTTAAGTCCCATTGAACATTTAAGTTTGGAGATGCGACCCTTTTGTGCTCAGGCTTTGGCATTGATGGCGGATTATCTAAATGACCAAGAAATAACCATTAGATATTCTCTTCCTACACTTTTGGAAACGGGAGAGTTGATGGAACTTGGTAATAACGCATTAGAACAGCTTGAAATTATGAGTACTGATTCACGCGCTCCAAGTATTGCAAAACTTTTTTTAACGATGTCTACCCCGATGGGGAAGCGGTTGGGCCGTTTTCGACTTTTTTTGCCCATTAGAGACTCGCAGGAAATTTTACAACGCTTTGAATGGATTGAAAGAGTTAATCCTCATGCTCTGTGGCTTCAGGAGAGATTGCTCCGTATTGGAGATATAGAGTTTTTATGGTGGACGCTTCAAAATCGTCAAAAAGATGCATTTAACGATTTTTTTAATGCACTTGCGTCTATTATTGAAATTCAATCGTATTGTGTGCAACATAAACTGAATTCTATTCTCCCATCAGATACGCTTTTAGAAGGGTGGGAGATTGAACTTAAAAACAATTTTCATAATCGTCAATGGCTGCAGCATCAAACCCTTTTTGTTCACCGTACCATGGATTGGATCGCTCAAGTCGATGTGGCAGTATCCTCTGCGATCAATGCCCAAAAATATGCTCTTACACGTCCGGTTCTTGTGGAATCAAGTGAAGAAAACTTCTTGCAGATGAGCGGTTTACGCCATTTGTTAGTGGAAGCACAAGGTATCATGTATGTCCCCAATGATATTGTAATGGGGAATCGTGATTATCTCGATTTACCTTATCCCGACACGGTTATGTTAGATTCCAAAGTGCATGATGGAGCCAATATCCGGGGTGTATTACTTTATGGAATTAACTCCAGCGGGAAATCTTCACTGATGAAAAGTATCGGTATCGCTGTAACTTTGGCCCAAGCTGGCTTTTTTATTCCGGCGAAGGCAATGAAATTTTCACTGTTTGATGGGGTCTATACCCGTATCCAATCGCGTGATAATGTGGCGAAGTCACTCTCCACATTCGGAGTAGAGATGTTGGAACTTAACACGATTTTTAGCCGAGCAACTTCCCGTTCACTTGTTCTGGGTGATGAGATCAGTCACGGTACCGAAACTCTCTCTGCGGTTGCTATTGTTGCAAGTACTATTATGGAACTCTCACAAAAAGGGTGTCTATTCTTAATGACGACCCACCTGCATCAGCTCTCTATGATTAGTGAGCTTAGCCGTTTGCGTGAAGTCGTACATCTGCATTTGAGCGTCCGGTATGATGAGGGAAGGGATCGGTTGGTTTATGATCGAATCCTAAAATCCGGGCGGGGAAGCAGTGTTTATGGGTTGGAATTCGCCGAATCACTGCATATGAACCCCCACTTTTTACACAATGCTGCGCGGTTACGAGAAAATTTGGCAAAAGAGTATGATGTACTGGAGCTGGGAAATCAAAAAGAGTACATTAAACGCTACCGTGAAGTAGTCGCTTCTGAATGTGTGATATGCGGAGCGCTGGTACGAAATCTCCAAAAAAGTCCTATTTCAAAAGAACATCACCATCTTATAGCTTTATGTGAAATACATTCTCAGGCTATTTCACAAGGCAAAATCAAACTCAGAGGTTTTATAATGACGCCTCAAGGTTTACGTCTGGAATATGAGACGCAGTTGGAAGGAAAATAA
- a CDS encoding MATE family efflux transporter gives MMMKQRVLRLAIPAALKHLLDIVQILIDMLMVGVLGVAALAAVGLSMQFMMVIQAFMSVYAIGSSALISRYIGSGRRHRASAVVFVGLWVALAGSLIIGMIGWTFSADFFRWMGSSDEVVILGSGYFGILSLGMGLIFLDTLAYSALSAAGDTRSSLVIKIASAFLNGGLNYLFIFGHGGFEAMGVGGAAYATVCAYGFSVLIYGWLLIRKGGVLGIYPIFTRVDLKKMLSIGTPAAIEKVLGVGSFLLFVMMIASQGTEALAGYQIGLRIEALAFMPGFGFSVAAMVLAGQYIGAKQYDDAYESGILSAKIAMIFMGSVGIVLVAFPELMIRFFTQDPETIEQAALYLRLVGIAQIPLALTFVLSGALRGAGATNLSMRISIGSLWLFRIVPSYIVLILGGGIVGIYIAMTIETFIKGWWFWRVYRKKIWLNQKV, from the coding sequence ATGATGATGAAACAGCGAGTGTTGCGGCTGGCAATTCCTGCTGCATTAAAACATCTTCTGGATATTGTTCAAATTCTCATTGACATGTTGATGGTGGGGGTATTGGGTGTTGCAGCCTTAGCAGCGGTTGGATTGTCGATGCAGTTTATGATGGTAATCCAAGCATTTATGAGTGTTTATGCTATCGGCTCAAGTGCATTGATTTCCCGTTATATTGGAAGCGGAAGACGACATCGTGCGTCTGCGGTAGTCTTTGTCGGGTTATGGGTCGCTTTAGCGGGTTCCTTGATTATCGGTATGATTGGATGGACATTTTCGGCTGACTTTTTTCGCTGGATGGGATCAAGTGATGAGGTCGTGATTCTCGGAAGCGGGTATTTTGGGATACTTTCGTTAGGGATGGGATTGATCTTTCTCGATACTTTGGCTTATAGTGCCCTCTCTGCTGCCGGTGACACACGAAGTTCGCTTGTCATAAAAATCGCTTCGGCATTTCTAAACGGTGGTTTAAATTATCTTTTTATTTTCGGTCATGGCGGATTTGAGGCTATGGGAGTAGGGGGAGCAGCGTATGCGACGGTGTGTGCCTATGGGTTCAGTGTTCTGATCTATGGGTGGCTTTTAATCCGAAAAGGGGGAGTGCTGGGGATCTATCCGATCTTTACTCGGGTTGATCTGAAAAAAATGCTTTCCATCGGTACGCCTGCCGCAATTGAGAAAGTGCTAGGGGTTGGATCATTTTTACTGTTTGTTATGATGATCGCTTCACAAGGGACAGAGGCATTGGCAGGATATCAAATCGGACTCCGGATAGAAGCGTTAGCGTTTATGCCGGGATTTGGATTCTCGGTTGCAGCAATGGTATTAGCCGGACAGTATATTGGTGCCAAACAATATGATGATGCGTATGAATCGGGGATTCTCAGCGCAAAAATCGCGATGATTTTTATGGGAAGCGTCGGGATTGTTTTGGTTGCTTTTCCAGAACTAATGATCCGATTTTTTACTCAAGATCCTGAGACAATTGAACAAGCTGCACTTTATCTTCGTCTTGTCGGTATTGCACAAATTCCACTGGCTTTAACCTTTGTTTTGAGTGGTGCATTACGAGGTGCCGGAGCTACAAACTTAAGCATGCGAATTTCGATCGGTTCCCTTTGGCTTTTTAGAATTGTACCATCCTATATTGTTCTGATACTAGGAGGTGGAATTGTTGGGATTTATATCGCTATGACGATAGAAACATTTATTAAGGGATGGTGGTTTTGGAGAGTGTATCGGAAAAAGATATGGTTAAACCAAAAGGTTTAA
- a CDS encoding flagellar protein FlaG — MEILQTTAKMQQSQTSMPKPAATELQSTQSIQQIQKAQINQDKVAEINTNEKTTKVDSQEQMDKLIDQLNRSLDPFNTSLKFGFDNSSEDFYVSVIETKSNRMLRRFPIEQAEQLLPKMQEVNGLLFDQKG, encoded by the coding sequence ATGGAAATTTTACAAACAACTGCCAAAATGCAGCAAAGTCAAACCTCCATGCCAAAACCTGCCGCAACAGAGTTGCAAAGTACTCAAAGTATTCAGCAAATACAGAAAGCACAAATTAATCAAGACAAAGTTGCTGAAATCAACACTAATGAGAAAACAACAAAAGTTGATTCTCAAGAACAAATGGATAAACTGATTGATCAACTGAATCGTTCACTTGATCCGTTCAATACCTCTTTAAAATTTGGTTTTGACAACTCATCGGAAGATTTTTATGTCTCCGTTATTGAAACTAAAAGTAACCGTATGCTCAGACGATTTCCGATTGAACAGGCAGAGCAACTCTTACCAAAAATGCAAGAAGTTAACGGATTATTGTTTGATCAAAAAGGCTAA
- a CDS encoding thioredoxin family protein, which translates to MKKTVLLVLLMANLFGAEIIWQDTFAHAQAKAKKESKPMLVIITTEQCRWCRKLEATTLSDDDIISKINSSFIPVHVTRDKSVYPKTLSANMVPMSYFLDGNGKVLYAMPGYWPTEDYQSILDDALRKAKK; encoded by the coding sequence ATGAAAAAAACAGTTTTGCTGGTATTGTTAATGGCTAATCTTTTTGGCGCTGAGATTATATGGCAGGATACATTTGCTCACGCGCAAGCCAAAGCAAAAAAAGAGTCTAAGCCTATGTTGGTAATTATTACGACAGAGCAGTGCCGATGGTGCCGAAAGTTAGAGGCTACAACTCTTTCAGATGATGATATTATCTCTAAAATCAATAGCTCTTTCATTCCTGTTCATGTAACCCGTGATAAAAGTGTCTATCCGAAAACACTTTCAGCGAATATGGTACCGATGAGCTATTTTTTAGACGGTAATGGAAAAGTACTTTATGCGATGCCTGGATATTGGCCTACAGAGGACTATCAATCGATTCTTGACGATGCATTGCGAAAAGCTAAGAAATAA
- a CDS encoding ferredoxin-thioredoxin reductase catalytic domain-containing protein, with amino-acid sequence MSIIKIDMNSDEFQAELEKTIKFTDKVISQFNWAYNPQEEINEGVQLGLARNKMMYSKRFCPCYMVEEVDGKYQSTDNRLCPCTTAIEKELPEEGVCHCQIFCTPEYAAAKRMEMGIEEVTHQHSRGLTKEECEMLLTKSDIDSDELTSLFEARELGMVKFKVVDVREWMEWKMGRIAGADVLVPTSSFFQTLTESKLEKDENIIVYCHVGSRSAHCQRILHDMGYSKVSNLAHGIVSYGGVIVRG; translated from the coding sequence ATGAGCATCATTAAAATAGATATGAATTCCGATGAATTCCAAGCGGAACTCGAAAAAACGATCAAATTTACCGATAAAGTAATCAGCCAATTCAATTGGGCTTACAATCCTCAAGAAGAGATCAACGAAGGGGTACAACTTGGGCTTGCTCGTAATAAAATGATGTACAGCAAACGTTTTTGTCCTTGTTATATGGTTGAAGAAGTGGATGGGAAATATCAAAGTACCGATAATAGACTCTGTCCTTGTACAACGGCTATTGAAAAAGAGCTGCCTGAAGAAGGGGTATGCCACTGTCAAATTTTTTGTACGCCTGAATATGCGGCAGCAAAACGTATGGAAATGGGAATCGAAGAGGTTACCCATCAACATTCACGCGGCTTGACGAAAGAAGAGTGTGAAATGCTATTGACCAAAAGTGATATTGACAGCGATGAACTCACTTCTCTTTTCGAAGCACGTGAGCTTGGTATGGTCAAATTTAAAGTGGTTGACGTTCGCGAATGGATGGAGTGGAAAATGGGACGTATTGCCGGTGCCGATGTATTGGTTCCAACCAGCAGTTTCTTCCAAACACTCACAGAATCTAAATTAGAAAAAGATGAAAATATTATTGTTTATTGTCACGTTGGTAGCCGAAGTGCTCACTGTCAACGTATATTGCACGATATGGGCTATAGCAAAGTTTCCAATCTTGCACACGGTATCGTCTCTTACGGCGGCGTAATCGTTCGCGGTTAA
- the dapE gene encoding succinyl-diaminopimelate desuccinylase — MNVIELFKKLLESPSVTPEDGGIFDYLEDYLEGFTTVRIDCEGVKNLFAYRRFGEGKHLCFAGHVDVVPAGEGWQTDPFVATEIDGYIYARGAQDMKSGVAAFTQALKEVREFEGTLSILLTSDEEGPAKFGTVEVLAYLKEHHLLPDAVVVAEPTCEQQFGDAIKVGRRGSINGIIEIIGKQGHAAYPEKAINPVHQIAPVLSNIAGAFLDEGDEYFAPSQLVITDIRAGIETTNVSPGKLKMMFNVRNSTRTDKETIASFIAKQLEGLDYTLNLDQSAYPFVTDANTPIVQTLSNTIHEICGITPKNSTAGGTSDARFIALYGIDVIEFGVINDTIHAPNERTSIDEVNHLYAVFIKLIDNFR; from the coding sequence TTGAACGTTATTGAATTATTTAAAAAGCTTTTGGAATCACCCAGTGTCACACCGGAAGATGGTGGTATATTTGATTATTTGGAAGATTATTTGGAAGGATTTACCACCGTTCGCATTGACTGTGAAGGGGTAAAAAATCTTTTTGCTTATCGCCGTTTTGGAGAAGGAAAACATCTTTGTTTTGCGGGACATGTGGATGTCGTCCCAGCCGGGGAAGGGTGGCAGACCGATCCTTTTGTTGCGACTGAAATAGACGGATATATCTATGCACGCGGCGCACAGGATATGAAAAGCGGTGTAGCAGCATTTACCCAAGCACTTAAAGAAGTACGTGAATTTGAGGGGACACTGTCAATTTTACTCACTTCCGATGAAGAGGGGCCGGCGAAATTCGGGACGGTTGAAGTGTTAGCGTATCTCAAAGAGCATCATCTCCTCCCCGATGCCGTTGTCGTTGCCGAACCGACGTGCGAACAACAATTCGGCGATGCGATTAAAGTAGGCCGTCGTGGGTCGATTAACGGTATTATCGAAATCATCGGGAAACAAGGGCATGCCGCTTATCCCGAAAAAGCGATCAATCCGGTCCATCAAATTGCCCCGGTATTATCAAATATCGCCGGTGCATTTTTGGACGAGGGGGATGAATATTTTGCCCCGAGTCAGCTGGTAATTACCGATATCCGCGCAGGGATCGAGACGACCAATGTTTCACCGGGTAAGCTCAAAATGATGTTCAATGTCCGAAATTCAACTCGTACCGATAAAGAGACAATTGCTTCATTTATAGCCAAACAGTTGGAGGGCTTGGATTACACGCTGAATCTTGATCAATCGGCCTATCCGTTTGTCACTGATGCTAATACCCCTATTGTCCAAACACTTTCAAATACCATTCATGAAATATGTGGAATTACACCTAAAAACTCTACAGCAGGGGGCACATCCGATGCCCGTTTTATAGCCTTATACGGAATCGATGTAATCGAGTTTGGAGTCATTAATGATACGATTCATGCTCCGAATGAGCGGACATCGATTGATGAGGTCAATCATCTTTATGCTGTTTTTATAAAGTTGATCGATAATTTTCGGTAA